The genomic window ATATCACGCTAAAGTCAGTAAATTTGAGCTGACCAAAAatcgtaaatttttatttatttatttattattaaatatatatttttataaacgacCATTTAAGACCTAAAAATacagcagtggattggttgcttagtTCTGTAATTAGATACTATAAAGAACGTAATATCTATTCCGACTGCAAAACGGCAATTAGGatcttgggctcgttgtttgatTGCAAAATGAGAGCATTGGgagatatattaatttatatattgtacggcaaccgccgtagccgaatgagttggtgcgtgcctaccattcggaattcagagagaacgtaggttcgaatctcggtgaaacaccgaaatgaaaaaataatatttctaatagcggtcgcccctcgcagGCAatggtgtatttctgccataaaaaagcaactcataaaaaatatcagccattcggagtcggcttgaaactgtaggtccctctatttgtggaacaacgccacaaatgggaggaggagctaggtcaaacacccagaaaggatgTACtcgccaatatatatatatataacgaatatatatatatatatatatataatatataaaccaaaaacaatCTATCTTTGCCCACTTCTATCTGACAAGTAAAAATGAGGAAAGGTGGAACCATCACCACAGAAACCTGCTAAATAAGCCAACCGTATTGTCAGATATCTATCTATTTTGGACGGATATTTGTGGTTTTTCCAGTAATGAAGCATTACTGCCGCCTGTTTTTAGGGCCGGCattacttctttttttgttctgcCCCTAGCTGAGCATCAACATGGCTTCCGTAAAGTACACAAAGCCACCCCAGTGATAAAGAAGCTATAAATGTTCCAATGTCAGTGAGACAATGCCCCGGTTGAAGTAACAAAAATATCCCTCAAACTGGGAATCTCTGCACCGTTTGCAGAACCACTTAGCTGCTCAAAAGTTAAGGTATATTCCTATTGAAAATGCTTTTATGTCATTAATATGGATGCCCATATCTTCATTATTTACGGCTGTTTCAAATGCTTGCTCTGCGTAAATATTAAATTGGCTGTGTGCATTTaactttaaataattaattgtattttaattaaaagcaatacaactttttgaattttcgcaacaGAATTCTATAATTATTCAATGGGTAGCACTAATCCTTTCGAAACGACGATCATATGGATAATTCCAAAAATTGCAACGATAGGAAAAGTAACGTAACTTTTgcgtaatatattttaataaaaatggtaCACTTCAAAATTGACCATGAATTAAGGCCAGAATGACGATAACGACTAATAACAGAAGACTGGTTTGagcaccagcaacaattgatgcactgaagaccaacatacgcgatgtcatagctgaaatacagccgcatacaatcgaaaatgtgttgaaaaattggacttcAAAATAGTCCGAAGTCCGAATATAACGTAAGGAAATTAATATAGACATCGCTCGATGTAACCCCAATGGCCCAGAAAATGTATGTAGAATGTTTTATGTCGTTGCTACCATAACataggctaggttaggttagcctggttggcatgaAGTCACGCATAGATCTTTTGgttcctagcgataccagacggagaccgacctctatgaatactgaaagtagatatcatgtaggatgtcaacgcttttggcgaatctaagcagagctgggagatccgcttgtGAGacatcctccagaccctcaaacagtgcaTTTGACCGTGCTAGCAATCCCTATTTTGCAGCCTACATATTATGATCTGTCagcataggtacatatgtataatatctctgcagtcctttcgtgaGAGCATAAGCACGAATTGAGTCACTTgctgacttttgctgttttgcatgtggtcagattcgTCCACCTAGCTTCTACTCGCTTTTTCATGTAGTTGTTCATTTCGTTATAGGCAtactgtatttagcggtttttgtatgtcgttctcttgttcaaatggtagccTACCAGCACTCTTTGCTATCTCATCAACTATTATAACGACAACATAAAAcatatcatatttaaaaaactaaaactgtAGGACTTTAATTTTGCGAAATACATGAACTGGCATAAGCggcatttttcttagttttgaaaGTGTCAGAATTCGCTATTGTTATTAATAATGATTTGAACTTCTTTGCattcggttgatttgatttgactGGTTTTGAATTTGGGAATGAATTATGACTAGTACGAATTGTGATATATTTCAGGGTCTAAAAATAGCAATTATCttgaatttacaaatttacgaaaaagttgtttcataattgtttttagatgtgaaatgtttttttcttctgcCGTGAAAAATAAGCGTTGGGCAATAACTGTTAatggaaacataaaaaataactttggtGAAATATCTCTTATTGGGAAAACTTAACGTTGAGATATACGAGTCCCTAACTCTTATCGGCGAAATATTTCGAATCTAATAACTGTTATGGAACAACGTTTTCGCGAGAAAactgatatattatataatatttaaaaaccaattttacAACCTTTTTAACTAACATATATGATCGAGCTTTTAGACACAAAATGTTCATTATATAACATATCTTTTAAGGTACGGGGAAAACTGCAACTTTTTCCATTGCAATCTTGCAACAAATCGATGTGTCCATCTGTGAGTGCCAAGCGTTGATTTTGGCCCCAACTAGGGAATTGGCAACCCAAATCCAGCGCGTCGTTATGTCACTTGGTGAATACATGAAGGTTCATTCACATGCTTGCATTGGTGGTACCAACGTGCGTGAGGATGCCCGCAATTTGGATTCCGGATgtcatgttgttgttggcaCACCAGGGCGTGTTTTCGACATGATTAATCGCAAAGTGCTTCGTACCCAGAACATCAAGTTCTTCGTTTTGGATGAAGCCGATGAGATGTTGTCCCGTGGTTTCAAAGATCAAATTCAAGATGTTTTTAAAATGCTTCCCGCAGACGTTCAGGTCATCTTGCTATCTGCCACTATGCCTCCCGATGTTCTTGAAGTCAGCAGTTGTTTTATGCGTGATCCAGTGAGCATTTTGGTGAAAAAAGAAGAACTTACTTTGGAAggtattaaacaattttacgtGAACGTAAAGCAGGAAAACTGGAAGCTTGGTACTTTATGCGATTTGTATGATACACTTTCAATTACTCAGTCTGTAATTTTCTGTAACACAAGGCGTaaggtaagaaattaaaatgtaaCAAATTCCGTCGTAAATAGTATAatagatacaattttatttgacAGGTGGATCAGTTGACCCAAGAAATGACAGATCACAACTTTACTATATCTGCCATACATGGTGATATGGAGCAACGCGATCGTGAGGTTATTATGAAGCAATTCCGTTCGGGTTCTTCACGTGTTCTTATTACTACTGATTTGCTCGCTCGAGGTATTGATGTGCAGCAAGTGTCGCTAGTCATTAACTATGACTTGCCATCGAATAGAGAAAATTACATTCATAGGTAACAATATTTGCTTCAatttgccaaatttgaaaactaATATAACATACAACTGTTTTATGTAGAATCGGTCGTGGTGGACGGTTTGGTCGCAAAGGTGTTGCTATTAATTTTATAACGGACGAAGATCGGAGAATTCTTAAAGATATTGAACAATTCTACCATACCACTATTGAAGAAATGCCTGCTAATATTGCCGATTTGATTTAAATAGCAAAAATCGGAAGTGTCAATAAAGCAGTGAAGCAGAAAATCATCCATAAATAACAGCAAAGAAATCAACAGAAGCTTTCTGGGCATCAgattataaactaaaaaataaaataaaaagtatatctacatatacattCAGCAAGAAATGCAAGAAACTACCACATCAAAAGAAAgaagataataatattattttagcttttttctAGAATATtgatataaatttattaaaccacaaaaagcaacaactatattaattattttttattttttattttatttaataaactaaTTGGGCCACAAGCTCTGGCAAAGTCAGGGCCGGAGCTAATGGTGTTTTCttcattcactttttattttgttcttaacAGGCCAAGTTAACCgttgagtttttttgtttaatttataacTCATTAAATTGCATCAAAGTTTCAGCTAGGACCTAGGATCCAGTATACAAAATCCTAGTCccataaaattacatatatacagtttgtcaagaatgaCTTTtaacatagaaaataaattaaatgtttcgaCTTCATTAGCAAAAAATAGCACTCTTATTTATCCTCGACTTCTTTTTGGTACAAACTTCAAACTAAAAACAACatttaaagcaacaaaaacaaataatactaTTTCGACACTGCCAATAAactgtttttacattttgctctTTAAATTTCTTTAGATTTGCTGCGCGATTAACTTCGATTTACCGCTATATCTGCTTTGTAATGATCACAAGGAACGAGTGGGTTTATACAGTGTGctgcactcgaagtgtaaccaattaaaaaggctagcaatttagtttcgaaaactttttttattcaaaagaataataaaataataaaaaattaagaatcaatttactttcgctcgatatgaccatattttgccttgactatggccttgagatggtccagaaacgaatcgcaaggtGCCCGAATGTGACTCTGCAGGAGAGACtgctgaatcttttagttcggaccatgctctccaaaatggtacaaagagaataatccattggaTTCGACTCTGGTgagtttgagagccattgtgtggacgttatgaagttcggatcatcggtttttagccattcttggttcacttgagctttgtgagacggggCCGAGTCCTGTCGAAACGTGCTTGGTTtgccaccgaaatatttgtctcaacccccagaatactttcccgataatatttcgcgttTACCTTGACGTCAGGCTCGACGAAAACAATTGGAGAGCCCCCATCTGCGGTTACGGCGGCCCAAACCATCACTTGTGGCGGGTGCTACCTCcaggtggccaatcgatgactcaaattctcgtatgaacgatcggtcaaataaacccaatcgttttgggagtttacgaattgctcaatttgaaaaattttctcgtcagaaaacacactGTTCAGAAAATGATCGTTTTCGGCtgatgtgagatcatgcgccttttggatcttgtaaggcttgactttgggatcatttttcagtatgcggcggatgttcttcttcttcttaattggcgctataaccgcttacgcgattttggccgagtttaacaaagcgcgccagtcgtttctttctcgtgctaaccggcgccagttggacacaccaagtgaagccaagtccttctccacctgatctttccaacgcagaggaggccgccctcttcctctgctaccaccagctggtaccgcatcgaatactttcaaagccggagcgtttgtatccattcggacgacatgacccagccaacgtagccgctggatctttattcgctgcgctatgtctatgtcgtcgtaaagctcatacagctcatcgttccatcgtctgcgatattcgctgttgccaacgtgcaaaggtccaaaaatcttacgcagaatctttctctcgaacactccaagcgtcgcttcatcggatgttgtcatcgtccaagcttctgcgccatacgttaggacgggcatgatgagagtcttgtagagtgttagttttgttcgtcgagagaggactttactactcaattgcctacttagtccaaagtagcacttgttggcaagagagattctacgttggatttcaaggctgacattgttatcggtgttaatgctggttcctaaatagacgaagtcttttacaacctcaaaattataactgtcaacagtgacgtgggtgccgatacgcgagtgcgccgactgtttgtttgaagacaggaggtacttcgttttgtcctcgttcaccaccagacccattcgctttgcctctttatccagtttggagaaggcagaactaacagcgcggttgtgtGAGcgcgatgatgtcaatatcatcggcatacgccagcaattgtacgctcttataaaaaattgtgcctgagcgattaagttcggcggctcgcacgatgctctccaacatcaggttaaagaagtcacacgacagggagtcaccctgtctgaaacctcgtttggtatcaaacggctcggagaggtcctttccaattctgacggcgctgttggtgttgagcaacgtcatcttacatagccgtattagttttgcggggataccaaattcagacatcgcggcatacaggtaactcctttccgtactgtcgaatgcagctttgaagtcgacgaaaagatggtgtgtgtcgattctcctttcatgggtcttttccaagatttggcgtattgagaatatttggtcgatggtagactttccaggtctgaagccacactgataaggtccaatcagttggttgacggtgggcttcagcctttcacacaatacgctcgctagaaccttataggcgatatttagaagactaatcccgcgttaattggcacaaattgcaggatcgcccttcttatggattgggcagagcacacttaaatttcaatcggcaggcatgctttcatccgaccatattttgcattggagctgatgcatgcaccttaccagctcctcgccgccatgtttgaatagctcagccggcagtccgtcggcgcccgcggctttgttgttctttagccgcgttatcgctattctcacctcgtcatgatcgggtagcggaacgacaattccgtcgtcaacgattggggtatcgggatcttcactttctcggtgacatgcgcagctgtcactgtttaataggttcgagaagtgttccctccataatttaagattgctctgtacgtcggtcaccagttcgccgtctttgttcttacaggaaaacgccccggtcttaaaaccttctgtaagccgccgaactttctggtagaattttcgggcgttgctcctgttggccagcatctcaagctcttcgcactcacgtatttcggcctctcgtttcttctgtcggataatacgtctctcttcctttttcagctctctgtagcgatcccacatggctcgcgttgcgcccgatcgcagcgtggctctataggcggcatcctttctttctgcggcagcatgacattcctcgtcgtaccaattgttttttcgggctcgccggaatccgatttcttcttcggcggcggtacgtagagaacgagaaatgttgctccattgttcgtggatgccggtttgttgggcagtactctctgagagcaggagtgagagtcgagtggcgaatcttctggctgtctgttgtgattgcagcttttcgaggtcgaacattctttgcgtaggtagatgcacgttttttgctgcacagaggcgcgtgcgcagtttggctgcaacaaggtagtgatccgagtcaatgttgggtcctcggatcgtacgtacatctaatacactagaagcgtgtcttccatctatcacaacatgatcgatctggtttcgcgtttttcgatcaggggacagccaggtagcttggtgtatctttttatgctggaatctggtgctgcagactaccatgtttcgggccccggcgaagtcgatcagcctctgtccgttaccggatgtttcgttgtgtaggctgaattttccgactgtgggaccaaaaattccctccttgcccaccctggcgttgaagtcgccaagcacgatttttatgtcgtggcggggcagcgctcataggaacgttccaggcgctcatagaaagaatctttggtcgcatcgtccttctcttccgtcggggcgtgggcgcaaattagcgatatgttaaaaaaacgggctttgatgcggattgttgcgagacgctcgtccaccggagtgaacgacagtacttggcgacgaagtctctctcccacaacaaatccgacaccgaatttgcgctcctttacatggcagctgtagtagacgtcgcaaggtcctatggttttctttccttgccccgtccatcgcatctcttggatggcagtgatgtcagcctttactctcacgaggtcatcaaccagccgggcagaggcaccctccccattaagggaccggatattccaggtgcatgccctcaaatcatagtccttagttcgtttgcaggggtcgtcatcagtatagggaggtctcatccgaggcttttttaaagttttcattgggggcgatttttaagtggcgggtcccaaacccaacgcacaaccagctatcctggaatgtttcgccttctcactttagctcactcccgaacgggtgttcggaagctacccagaggatacgtgggctaatcccggccgttgtgagctgcttgaaccatatgtagaagaatcgtcctggccactcccaagtgaatggcgatcagtaactttccccacttgcgtggacttctacacatggaaccatccatgGTTACACTTTTagataatctctttcaaatgttggccgtaaCTGCGCTGTAATTCGGCAATCCGtaagcaccaattttgaatgactcgctggaggacttcgctCGGTATCTTGTAAATAACTTTAGCattgttggcttccaatgcctctggtttattcacaaagcctttatattttacaaacctccccaaataaaagtccaaagatgtgatatcacacgatcttggtggcaaTCCACTGGTCCAAAACGAgtgataaattgctcaccgaaacgacgacgcagtaaatccattatttcacgGTCTGTATGACAAGTAGCTCCGTCTTCTAACAAGAATGTTATGGAGATCACGGCGGAGTTACAATCTATCATAACATCTATCCACATAAGGCCGAGCTATTACTCCCCAATTAGAACTTAATGCAGAACTGTTCAGATTTTTAAGGTGGGAGAAATATATATGTGCTTTTTAAAGCAGATTGGGCCAGAATAAGTTAGTTAAACAGTTGGGAAATTATATCTCTACCAATCAATCACTAAACAAAACTGTTGAATTCATCTACGAGAACTTAATAAAATACACATCACAAGTATCGCAGATGCTTAAAATAGATTATGACAAAATTCCGATGATTTTAAGTTCACACGTCACATCTTTTGATTGTATTCCTCcacatcaaattaaatttaaaactaattggTGTTCGTAGCtcaattttattaagtttattgGCCTTAACGAGCTATCGGCTAAAGTTGGTGAGTTTGAGTTGGTAAG from Anastrepha ludens isolate Willacy chromosome 5, idAnaLude1.1, whole genome shotgun sequence includes these protein-coding regions:
- the LOC128864956 gene encoding eukaryotic initiation factor 4A-like isoform X2; this encodes MDDRSDIAHEGPGGMDPEGVIESTWHEVYDNFDDMNLREELLRGIYGYGFEKPSAIQQRAIIPCVKGRDVIAQAQSGTGKTATFSIAILQQIDVSICECQALILAPTRELATQIQRVVMSLGEYMKVHSHACIGGTNVREDARNLDSGCHVVVGTPGRVFDMINRKVLRTQNIKFFVLDEADEMLSRGFKDQIQDVFKMLPADVQVILLSATMPPDVLEVSSCFMRDPVSILVKKEELTLEGIKQFYVNVKQENWKLGTLCDLYDTLSITQSVIFCNTRRKVDQLTQEMTDHNFTISAIHGDMEQRDREVIMKQFRSGSSRVLITTDLLARGIDVQQVSLVINYDLPSNRENYIHRIGRGGRFGRKGVAINFITDEDRRILKDIEQFYHTTIEEMPANIADLI